The following are encoded in a window of Brachionichthys hirsutus isolate HB-005 unplaced genomic scaffold, CSIRO-AGI_Bhir_v1 contig_745, whole genome shotgun sequence genomic DNA:
- the LOC137913967 gene encoding nectin-4-like, producing the protein MTLRLNALSLCLSVLRICVIRGDFAESPANPIRSLAEEETVLPCRYLPSAGEQVVQVTWYKENPDGKEQIITAHHSNGQTAFGAWSRRVHFMNSDPIVDSSLVVLSTDVSDEGRYECRISTFPLGNFDSGMSLIVWTIPISSLDPVILVEGQSYRQVASCRSVARPPPRLSWDSDLNGQSVNRTSDNGVVASQYSLHPLRSMNGKKLDCLVWHPTLDAPRRLKNNLVVHFPPHAEVSGYNGDWSVGLENAALVCVSGGNPKPHSFTWSRLGGELPEGVTLHPNGTLAFGRPISMSDGGTYQCVAKNKVGEAKAAMEIGVLEFPGQQKMAENMLMIIVGGVASGLLVLMLVIIITVTCHHKRKNKKLERELTEKKEEISTLSRQASFKRINSVSTDPRGATEENIPLRVEGTIRTSMSSLGEQAMCHDSRSTISGGRGGGVGGFDYLGRPVLHNNSRRGRDRLLDREEENRQRVEMYVRNSTISLQESRLHPPLLPSPFPIVQSTDIRQLNGNAIIPSDGSSLPESVTKSHQLPPLSCRYPPVTDDEDEVDEGLGGPASQEHPDDQDSETNSSQVSDANSARRYRHNNSTIRPKPRPMPVVGPHASTIHKAQIV; encoded by the exons TGATACGCGGAGACTTTGCAGAGTCTCCAGCCAATCCCATCCGGTCCCTGGCGGAAGAGGAGACTGTCCTGCCCTGTCGCTACCTGCCGTCTGCAGGCGAGCAGGTGGTGCAAGTCACATGGTATAAAGAGAATCCCGATGGCAAGGAGCAGATCATCACTGCGCACCATTCTAAcggacagacag CGTTTGGGGCGTGGTCTCGACGAGTGCACTTCATGAACAGCGACCCCATCGTGGACTCGTCTCTGGTCGTCTTGAGCACCGATGTCTCTGATGAGGGGCGCTACGAGTGCCGCATCAGCACCTTCCCTTTAGGCAATTTTGACAGTGGGATGTCGCTCATCGTGTGGA CCATCCCCATCTCTTCCCTGGATCCCGTGATTCTGGTGGAGGGACAGTCCTACCGCCAGGTCGCCTCGTGCCGCTCTGTAGCCCGCCCACCTCCCCGCCTCTCCTGGGACTCTGACCTGAACGGTCAGTCCGTCAATCGCACCTCAGACAACGGCGTGGTCGCCTCCCAGTACTCCCTGCACCCTCTGAGGAGCATGAACGGCAAGAAGCTGGACTGTCTGGTGTGGCATCCGACTTTAGATGCTCCTCGAAGGCTCAAAAACAATCTGGTGGTGCACT TCCCTCCCCATGCAGAAGTGTCCGGATACAATGGAGACTGGAGCGTGGGCTTGGAAAACGCTGccctggtgtgtgtgagcggaGGAAACCCCAAACCACATAGCTTCACATGGAGCAG ACTGGGTGGAGAGCTGCCAGAGGGCGTGACCCTCCACCCGAATGGAACTCTGGCTTTTGGGCGACCCATAAGCATGTCGGACGGAGGCACCTACCAGTGTGTGGCCAAGAATAAAGTGGGAGAGGCGAAGGCGGCCATGGAGATTGGTGTGCTAG AATTCCCCGGGCAGCAAAAAATGGCTGAAAATATGCTCATGATCATCGTGGGGGGAGTGGCCAGTGGGCTCCTCGTCCTCAtgctcgtcatcatcatcaccgtcactTGTCACCACAAGCGCAAGAACAAGAAACTGGAGAGGGAGCTGACTGAGAAGAA GGAGGAAATAAGCACCCTCTCCAGGCAAGCTTCTTTCAAGAGGATCAACTCTGTCAGCACAGATCCCAGAGGAGCG ACGGAGGAGAACATCCCTCTGAGGGTGGAGGGAACCATAAGGACCAGCATGTCATCCCTTGGG GAACAGGCTATGTGCCATGACAGCCGATCAACTATCTCCGgaggacggggaggaggagtgggagggtTTGACTACCTGGGCAGACCAGTCCTGCACAACAACTCACGCAGGGGGAGAGACAGGCTCCTCGACAGGGAAGAGGAGAACCGACAACGAGTGGAAATGTATGTGAGAAACAGCACAATATCTCTG CAGGAATCTCGTTTACACCCTCCTCTCCTGCCATCGCCATTCCCGATTGTGCAGTCCACTGACATAAGGCAGCTAAACGGCAACGCCATCATCCCATCAGACGGGAGCTCGCTGCCGGAAAGTGTCACCAAGAGCCACCAGCTCCCTCCGCTGAGCTGCCGCTACCCACCGGTAacagatgatgaggatgaagtgGATGAAGGTTTGGGGGGTCCGGCCAGTCAGGAGCATCCTGACGACCAGGACAGCGAGACCAACAGTTCCCAGGTGTCCGACGCCAACAGCGCACGGAGGTATCGCCATAACAACAGCACAATCAGACCCAAACCCCGGCCCATGCCGGTGGTCGGTCCGCACGCCTCCACGATTCACAAGGCCCAGATAGTGTAG